In Raphanus sativus cultivar WK10039 unplaced genomic scaffold, ASM80110v3 Scaffold0958, whole genome shotgun sequence, the genomic window TAATGGTTATAGGAGCAAATTATAAATTAaggtttaattttattttcagtaacaaatcaattattttcttattttggttaaatttgTTCCAGAGTTAAATGCAAGAAACAATTCCTGAGTATTCGAtaatactaaacaaaaaaagagtttatataataattcaTACATTATGTCAATCACactgataattgttttgacaaATTGTAATTCTAAAGTCGTAACATATCACCCTAAACAAATCTGAAGAAACAGAGCGAGTATGAGACCCCGATTCCAATAAGACTCAGTCGTCGTCGTCGCCGCAGCCTCTTCATCCAAGAAGAGATCTTCGGTCTTCCTAACCACCGTATGGATCAATACCACAACACATCCGATCAACAACGGCCAACGGACGCTGTACGTCTCCTTGGTCGACCACAGGAGAGGGACAGCTAACAAAATTAAGCAAATCTTAACGATCAGAAACGTCCAATCGTTGATCTGATAGTGGAACAACTCGGCTGGCTCGTGGTATTGGAggttaaagaagaagatatagaTTAAAACCAACACGGTGAAGGCGATGAGCGGGACTGGATGCTTGATAAGACTACTGTAGATGACTATCAAGTAGATGATGGAAATGAAGATACTGTAGTTCATCCGAAAGTAATTGTAGTTCGTTTTGATTCTTGAGGAAGCGTCGGAGACGCTGGGAGGAAGCCCCATGGCGTGGACGTCCAACATCACTCCCCAAGAACGACGGGGCATGGCGCGCGCGGCTTTCGTACGTTGGTTGTCGCTCGATAGAGACTCGACATCAGCCACCGGTGAAGGTGATGCATGAGACGACGTTGGAATCGCGCCATAGTTTGTCATTTATTATCGCGCGGAATATTTGACTAGAAGAAGAGTCAACGGAAAATAATGAAAGATTGTTTTGTGAATTTGTAAACTGGTCACTGTTTTATAGATATGGTGTGGAGGGACGACGGTCCATTGACGAGTCAAACGGAAAATAATGAATGAAACGAATGTTCTGATTTATAAACTGGGCattctttatattatatatagactAGAGTGGAGGTCTATTGAAATAGGTGATGACCATTTGCATATAACCGTTTcaaaaattattgaatttatgttcgtagaataaaataagattaatagttttttttttgtggtgacAAAACAGAGGAAGCCGACAACAAGGGTTGCTTAGAAAGAGCATCAGCatctttgttattttctttctgGATCCATTGAAGGAATATACTCAAATTAAAGCGATAAAATTCAAACATCAGAACTCCATAAAGTCCAGGCGGTCCTTTCTCTATTTTGATCGCTTTAATGAGCTGAATCGAGTCTGATTTACAGTGTGGTCGCTCAACACCTAGATCATAGCACGTTAAAATTGCCTCTCTGAGTGCTAGACCGCTGAGGGGGAATATCACAATACTAGTTAATCACATACCAAAGTTGACTAATTCATTTCGTAGATCGCTACGTCCATGCAGGCATATGAAGAACTACCAAATACTATTTGCATTAACTATAACTCACAAAATTAATTGAACTCagattttagtaaaaattataaacacatAATAACAATATGATATGTTTTTAGTTACATAAACGAAAAAGATACTACATTCgattttagttttgttaaatGATTTCCCTTCTGtttcaaaacaatatttaaaaaaaaaatcaatacattatAAATTTCGTATGATTCTAAAGCAGTAGTAATTCAAGAAATTTATTTCATCAATTAGTATTTAATGAACTTTATACCTTCTATCATgaactaataaaaaatacatagaaaatataaCACATTTATCTCCATAAACAAGAACATTCTATATTTCCCCTTTCTTATTTTGGTATAGTTTAAATGACTAACAAAGAGTATTAGACTATTAGTAAACGTCAATAAACGAAAAGTAGCAATGAGAACACGGCGAACGGAGTCGCCAAGATATAAATTAAGCGGAGTTCAAAATTGACTTGTCCTACAGATCAGATCACACGGCAAAAAGCCGAAGAAAATAAAGCGGAAACTTCACATTATTGAGCTTGTTCTATATGTTGATAATTAAGATTTAATACAATGGAAATGTTCTTATATACATAATCAAGAGCTAAACTACAAGAAACAATTCATGAGTCTTCGattatacttaaaaaaaaaaggttgtaaCATTAATTTTGAATGGTTCAACTTCAACCTAGTAACATTCGTCACCCAAAACAAAAGTCTCAAACCAAACACACAccaataaaaaatgttaaatcattacaaataaaatgatacaaaacacAATACAATAACATACAGAATATGATACATGAAAATTCGAGATCAATCAACCGATTAATGATGACGGGGATGACGTCACCCCTGAATAGTCTCAGCCGTCGCCGCCTCTTCATCCAAGAAGAGATCCTCCGTCTTCCTAACAACCGCATGGATCAAAACCAACACGGCTCCGGTCACCAACGCCCCAACTAAGTTAAGCGTCACGTCCGTCAAGAACAGCAGAAGGATGGTTATCACCGATAAACAAACCAAGACCGTGTGATCATCTATCTGATAACGAAACACCTTGATAGGCTCGTCTCGGAAGAAATAGAGAAAGATCCAGACAAAAACCAAAACGGTCAAGACAATAAGCGATGTCGGATGCTTGATAAGGCTGAGGAAGATCACGACCAAGACGACGATCGCGTAGTTCGTCTGGAAGTAGCTGAGGTTCTTCTTGATTCTTGAGAGAGCATCGGAGACACCGTGAGGGAGGTTCATGGAGTGGAGATCAAACATCTGTCTCCATGGGCGGCTCATGGCGAGTCCGTCTTTGATACGTTGCTTGGCGCGTGAGATCGAGTCGGGATCCATCACCGGAGAGCCATGAGACGACGTCGGAATGGCGCCGTAGTTCGTCATTATTTATGTTACTATTATTGTCTCGTGTGAGATTGAATAAAAGACTAAAATGGAATATAACAGAATCGGTGTATAAATGTGGGCACTGTTATATGGAGGTACTTTGAGTTAAGGTTATACACATTTGCAGAAAATTTATGCTCATTGGATCATAAAACAAGACTGGTAATAATGTTATAATAGTGTGGCGTGAGGATTTGATGCACTATCTGGACAATgtctgaaaattataaaatcaagaTTATCTAGAGTTGGTCAACAGCAACTTAATACTAGTAGATTACATGTTGAAGTACGGTGTAGTTGATTTTAATTGGATAGATTACGGACACGAAGCCACCGAGTGAAAGATGACATTATTGAATTTTCCTACATATTACACGTGGCTCCAATTGAGAGGAGTCTCTCTGACATATAGTTATTGTTTCGTCACTTGTCATGTCGGCAAATACCTTtagtaaatatttacaattatagTCCTTTGTACTTTGACATGATACTAATTCAGCCCCAATTGTTTGCTTTCTTCAATTTGTAAATACAAACACAGTTGGCCAACACAAGATCAGAC contains:
- the LOC130503449 gene encoding PRA1 family protein F3-like, whose protein sequence is MTNYGAIPTSSHGSPVMDPDSISRAKQRIKDGLAMSRPWRQMFDLHSMNLPHGVSDALSRIKKNLSYFQTNYAIVVLVVIFLSLIKHPTSLIVLTVLVFVWIFLYFFRDEPIKVFRYQIDDHTVLVCLSVITILLLFLTDVTLNLVGALVTGAVLVLIHAVVRKTEDLFLDEEAATAETIQG
- the LOC108809574 gene encoding PRA1 family protein F3, which encodes MTNYGAIPTSSHASPSPVADVESLSSDNQRTKAARAMPRRSWGVMLDVHAMGLPPSVSDASSRIKTNYNYFRMNYSIFISIIYLIVIYSSLIKHPVPLIAFTVLVLIYIFFFNLQYHEPAELFHYQINDWTFLIVKICLILLAVPLLWSTKETYSVRWPLLIGCVVVLIHTVVRKTEDLFLDEEAAATTTTESYWNRGLILALFLQICLG